One segment of Neobacillus endophyticus DNA contains the following:
- the rplI gene encoding 50S ribosomal protein L9, with protein MKVIFLKDVKGKGKKGEVKNVSDGYAHNFLIKQGLAVEATNANMSTLDAQKKKQEKEAAEELAEAKRLKEKLDQITVELNAKAGEGGRLFGSITTKQIAEELEKKQGIKIDKRKMELADAIRTLGHTKVPVKLHHEVTATLTVHVKEIK; from the coding sequence ATGAAAGTGATTTTTCTAAAAGATGTGAAGGGCAAAGGCAAAAAAGGAGAAGTGAAAAATGTATCCGATGGCTATGCCCATAACTTTTTAATAAAACAAGGGTTAGCAGTAGAGGCTACAAATGCAAATATGAGCACATTAGATGCCCAAAAGAAAAAGCAGGAAAAAGAAGCAGCTGAGGAACTGGCTGAAGCAAAAAGACTGAAAGAAAAGTTGGACCAAATTACAGTTGAATTAAATGCAAAAGCTGGTGAAGGCGGCAGATTGTTCGGTTCGATTACAACCAAGCAAATTGCAGAAGAACTTGAAAAAAAGCAGGGCATTAAAATTGATAAACGGAAAATGGAACTGGCTGATGCGATCCGCACTCTTGGACATACAAAAGTTCCAGTAAAGCTGCATCATGAGGTAACGGCTACATTAACTGTCCATGTTAAGGAAATTAAATAA
- a CDS encoding DHH family phosphoesterase, with protein sequence MPPFLEKRSNLYPFYGLIGVTVVLLAILFLYNRILSLAGLLLMILPLYYMVVVGRRQREEMEQYISTLSHRVKKVGEEALLELPIGIMLINEEYYIEWTNPFLSSCFDEDTLVGRSLYDVADHLIPLIKQEVETEIITLHDRKFRVVHKPDERLLYFFDVTEQTEIEKMYHEERTVIAILFLDNYDDLTQGMDDQMRGSINNLVTSILNKWANDYGIFLKRVSSDRFIGIFNEGILQSLEKGKFTILDEIREMTSKQNISFTLSIGVGTGVSSLPELGVLAQSSLDLALGRGGDQVAIRLSNGKVKFFGGKTNPIEKRTRVRARVISHALKDLVTASDKVMIMGHKNPDMDSIGASIGIYKVAQMNQKDAYIVVNMQELDSGVKRLMEEIRHQEQLFSRFIGPEEALEISTDKTLLVVVDTHKPSLVMEERLLNKIDHVVVIDHHRRGEDFITNPLLVYMEPYASSTSELVTEFLEYQPKRVKIEMIEATALLAGIIVDTKSFTLRTGSRTFDAASYLRAHGADTILVQKFLKEDVGTYLKRAKLIETVSFYRDGIAIAKGKENDVNDQVTIAQTADTLLTMEGVLASFVISKRNEGIIGISARSLGNINVQVIMESLKGGGHLTNAATQLTGLTIEETETLLKIAIDDYFEGSKKE encoded by the coding sequence ATGCCTCCATTTTTAGAAAAGCGATCAAATCTTTACCCGTTTTATGGGTTAATTGGCGTTACGGTAGTATTGCTGGCTATCTTGTTTCTCTATAACCGGATCTTAAGTCTGGCTGGTCTTCTCCTGATGATTTTGCCGCTCTATTATATGGTGGTCGTTGGACGACGCCAGCGCGAGGAAATGGAGCAGTATATTTCGACCCTCTCCCATCGGGTGAAAAAGGTTGGCGAGGAGGCCCTGCTCGAGCTCCCTATTGGGATTATGCTGATTAATGAGGAGTACTATATTGAATGGACGAATCCATTTCTATCTTCCTGTTTTGATGAAGATACACTTGTGGGCCGATCGCTTTATGATGTTGCAGACCATTTGATTCCATTAATTAAGCAAGAAGTGGAAACAGAAATCATTACGCTTCATGATCGCAAGTTCCGTGTTGTTCATAAGCCGGATGAACGACTTTTGTATTTTTTTGATGTGACAGAACAGACTGAAATTGAAAAGATGTACCATGAGGAACGTACTGTCATTGCTATTCTCTTTTTAGATAATTACGATGATTTGACCCAGGGAATGGATGATCAGATGCGTGGGAGCATTAATAATTTAGTGACCTCCATTTTAAATAAGTGGGCAAATGATTATGGAATTTTCCTCAAACGGGTTTCATCCGATCGCTTTATCGGCATATTTAATGAAGGAATTCTCCAGTCTTTAGAAAAAGGAAAATTCACGATCCTTGATGAAATTAGAGAAATGACGTCAAAGCAAAACATTTCATTTACATTAAGTATCGGTGTTGGAACAGGGGTATCCTCGCTGCCAGAATTGGGCGTGTTAGCGCAATCAAGTCTTGACTTGGCATTAGGAAGAGGCGGCGATCAGGTAGCCATTCGATTGTCTAATGGAAAGGTGAAGTTTTTTGGAGGAAAAACAAATCCAATCGAAAAACGCACACGAGTAAGAGCACGGGTGATTTCACACGCTCTAAAGGATTTAGTAACAGCAAGTGATAAGGTCATGATTATGGGGCATAAAAATCCTGATATGGATTCGATTGGAGCCAGTATTGGAATTTATAAAGTGGCGCAAATGAATCAAAAGGATGCTTACATTGTCGTAAACATGCAGGAATTGGATAGCGGTGTAAAGCGACTGATGGAGGAAATCCGCCATCAGGAGCAATTATTCTCTCGATTTATCGGTCCAGAAGAAGCATTGGAAATTTCCACTGATAAAACACTGCTTGTGGTGGTTGATACTCATAAACCTTCATTGGTGATGGAGGAGCGTCTTTTAAATAAAATAGATCATGTTGTCGTAATTGACCATCACCGCAGAGGTGAGGACTTTATCACCAATCCGCTGCTTGTGTATATGGAGCCATATGCCTCTTCTACCTCAGAATTGGTAACCGAGTTTCTTGAATACCAGCCAAAAAGAGTTAAAATAGAAATGATTGAGGCAACTGCGCTTTTAGCAGGGATTATTGTGGATACAAAAAGCTTTACATTGAGAACGGGTTCCAGGACATTCGATGCCGCCTCCTATTTAAGGGCACATGGAGCTGACACGATCCTCGTTCAAAAATTTTTAAAAGAAGACGTGGGTACATATTTAAAGCGTGCCAAACTCATTGAGACGGTTTCCTTTTATCGCGACGGCATTGCCATTGCCAAAGGCAAGGAAAATGATGTAAATGACCAGGTGACGATTGCACAAACTGCCGATACTCTGTTGACAATGGAAGGTGTTCTTGCTTCCTTCGTCATTTCCAAACGCAATGAAGGGATTATTGGTATTAGTGCCCGCTCATTAGGAAACATCAATGTGCAAGTGATTATGGAAAGTTTAAAAGGCGGAGGCCATTTGACAAATGCGGCTACGCAATTAACGGGGCTGACCATTGAAGAAACGGAAACCCTGTTAAAGATAGCAATTGATGATTATTTTGAAGGGAGTAAAAAGGAATGA
- a CDS encoding YybS family protein gives MKNVNKLTEGAILLAIFAVLILITIYVPIIGSFLNLLLPLPFILFSAKNDLKLIGAFTIAAVFISFLAGSFLGISITLIYGITGIILGYLLQKNRSRTMILIAGSLTFLAGTVIFYVVSASFFHFDIIHEIKDAFKQSSAMSENMLKAMGKADQIETIKKQNEDTVKMITTLAPSFMILASIIIVMIIQWICFPIAKRFGVQIQQWGNFRNLSLPKSLLWYFLIALGANFLFHPQDGTFLYTVIQNAVYILEMFLMVQGLSFLLFMLYQKSTPKGIGIIIVLLAFTIPIVHYIIMLLGITDLGFNFRKRFINKE, from the coding sequence GTGAAAAATGTAAATAAACTTACGGAAGGTGCCATTCTTTTGGCAATCTTTGCTGTCTTAATTTTAATAACCATTTATGTTCCAATTATCGGTTCTTTCTTAAACCTTCTCTTGCCCTTGCCGTTTATCTTATTTTCAGCAAAAAACGATTTAAAATTGATTGGGGCCTTTACGATAGCTGCTGTCTTTATTTCTTTCCTTGCAGGGTCCTTTTTGGGAATTTCCATTACATTAATATATGGTATAACAGGGATTATATTGGGCTATTTGCTGCAAAAGAATCGCAGTAGGACGATGATTTTAATTGCAGGCTCACTTACTTTTTTAGCAGGTACTGTTATCTTTTATGTTGTCAGCGCTTCATTTTTCCATTTTGATATTATCCATGAAATAAAGGATGCATTTAAGCAATCATCTGCCATGTCGGAAAATATGCTAAAGGCCATGGGTAAAGCAGATCAGATCGAAACCATAAAAAAACAAAATGAAGATACCGTTAAAATGATTACCACGCTAGCACCAAGTTTTATGATTTTGGCTTCTATTATTATTGTGATGATTATCCAGTGGATTTGCTTTCCAATTGCTAAAAGATTTGGTGTCCAGATCCAACAATGGGGAAACTTCAGAAACCTCTCGCTGCCTAAAAGCCTTTTATGGTATTTTTTGATTGCGCTTGGAGCTAATTTTCTTTTCCATCCTCAAGATGGTACCTTTTTATACACAGTTATTCAAAATGCGGTATACATATTGGAAATGTTTCTAATGGTGCAAGGTCTTTCCTTTTTGCTGTTTATGCTCTATCAGAAATCAACACCAAAAGGCATTGGTATCATCATTGTACTTCTGGCTTTCACGATTCCGATCGTTCATTATATAATAATGTTATTAGGCATTACGGATTTGGGTTTTAACTTTAGAAAGCGATTTATTAATAAAGAGTAA
- the rpsR gene encoding 30S ribosomal protein S18, with protein MAGGRKGGRAKRRKVCYFTANGITNIDYKDVDLLKKFISERGKILPRRVTGTSAKYQRKLTVAIKRARQMALLPFVAGE; from the coding sequence ATGGCAGGAGGACGTAAAGGCGGACGCGCAAAACGCCGTAAAGTATGCTATTTCACAGCAAATGGTATTACAAACATTGATTACAAAGATGTGGATTTACTTAAAAAATTCATTTCTGAGCGTGGGAAAATTTTGCCACGTCGTGTAACTGGCACAAGCGCTAAATATCAACGTAAATTAACTGTAGCCATCAAACGTGCACGTCAAATGGCATTACTACCATTCGTTGCAGGCGAATAA
- the ssb gene encoding single-stranded DNA-binding protein, translating to MLNRVVLVGRLTKDPELRYTPSGVAVATFTLAVNRTFTNQQGERETDFINCVVWRKPAENVANFLKKGSLAGVDGRIQTRNYEGQDGKRVYVTEVLAESVQFLEPKGASSNRNDNDYFGAPPREPEGAPFGSQNQRPNSNQGYTRVNDDPFAGSGQIDISDDDLPF from the coding sequence ATGTTGAATCGTGTTGTACTTGTTGGCCGGTTAACGAAAGATCCGGAGTTGCGTTATACCCCTAGTGGAGTAGCTGTTGCTACTTTTACATTAGCAGTGAATCGCACATTTACAAACCAGCAAGGTGAACGTGAAACAGACTTTATTAACTGTGTTGTTTGGCGTAAACCTGCTGAAAATGTAGCGAACTTCTTGAAAAAGGGCAGCTTGGCAGGCGTTGATGGCCGTATTCAAACTCGTAACTATGAAGGACAGGACGGAAAACGTGTTTATGTTACCGAGGTATTGGCAGAAAGTGTTCAGTTCTTAGAACCAAAGGGCGCTTCCAGCAACAGAAACGACAACGATTATTTTGGTGCACCACCAAGAGAGCCGGAAGGAGCTCCTTTCGGCAGTCAGAATCAACGGCCTAATTCCAACCAGGGTTATACAAGAGTGAATGATGATCCATTTGCCGGAAGCGGTCAAATAGACATTTCAGATGATGATCTGCCATTCTAA
- the rpsF gene encoding 30S ribosomal protein S6 translates to MNKYEIMYIIRPNIEDEAKKALVERFNTILLDNGAETAESKDWGKRRLAYEINDFRDGYYQIVKTNSSAAAVQEFSRLAKISEDIIRHIVIKEEA, encoded by the coding sequence ATGAATAAGTACGAAATCATGTACATCATCCGCCCAAACATTGAAGATGAAGCGAAAAAGGCTCTTGTAGAGCGTTTTAACACAATTCTTCTTGACAATGGTGCGGAAACAGCTGAATCAAAGGATTGGGGTAAACGCCGTCTTGCATACGAAATCAACGATTTCCGTGACGGATACTACCAAATCGTTAAAACAAATTCTTCAGCTGCAGCAGTACAAGAATTTTCTCGTCTTGCAAAAATCAGCGAAGACATCATTCGTCATATCGTGATTAAAGAAGAAGCTTAA
- the ychF gene encoding redox-regulated ATPase YchF — protein MALTAGIVGLPNVGKSTLFNAITQAGAESANYPFCTIDPNVGIVEVPDYRLQKLTELVQPKKTVPTAFEFTDIAGIVKGASKGEGLGNKFLSHIREVDAICQVVRCFADDNITHVSGKVDPISDIETINLELILADMESVEKRFGRVEKLAKQKDKDAAAEFEILSMLREAFEAEKPARSVDFTEEQMKLVKNLHLLTIKPVLYVANVSEDDIADSSDNEYVQKVREYAAAENAEVIVVCAKIEEEIAELEGEEKAMFLQELGIEESGLDQLIRAAYSLLGLATYFTAGVQEVRAWTFRKGMKAPQCAGIIHSDFERGFIRAETVSYADLLAAGSYNAAKEAGKVRLEGKEYEVKDGDVIHFRFNV, from the coding sequence ATGGCTTTAACAGCAGGTATTGTTGGACTGCCAAACGTGGGTAAATCGACATTATTTAATGCGATTACCCAGGCGGGGGCAGAATCAGCAAACTATCCTTTCTGTACGATCGACCCCAATGTAGGGATTGTTGAGGTACCCGATTATCGCTTGCAAAAATTAACGGAGCTTGTGCAGCCGAAAAAAACTGTTCCAACGGCATTTGAATTTACGGATATTGCAGGGATTGTAAAAGGTGCCAGCAAAGGTGAAGGATTAGGAAATAAATTCCTTTCCCATATTCGCGAAGTAGACGCCATCTGCCAGGTTGTCCGCTGCTTTGCAGATGATAATATTACCCACGTATCGGGCAAGGTGGATCCGATTTCTGATATTGAAACGATTAACTTGGAATTAATTTTGGCTGATATGGAATCAGTTGAAAAGCGGTTTGGCCGCGTAGAAAAATTGGCAAAGCAAAAAGATAAAGACGCTGCAGCAGAATTTGAAATTCTATCCATGCTTCGTGAAGCATTTGAAGCAGAAAAACCGGCGCGTTCCGTTGATTTTACAGAAGAGCAAATGAAGCTCGTGAAAAATTTACATTTACTGACCATTAAGCCTGTTTTATATGTGGCGAATGTAAGTGAAGATGATATTGCAGATTCATCCGATAATGAATATGTACAAAAGGTAAGGGAATATGCAGCTGCAGAAAATGCAGAGGTAATTGTCGTTTGTGCGAAAATTGAAGAGGAAATTGCTGAGCTTGAGGGTGAAGAAAAGGCAATGTTCCTTCAAGAGCTGGGAATTGAAGAATCAGGTCTTGATCAATTAATTCGTGCGGCTTACAGCCTGCTTGGTTTGGCTACTTATTTCACAGCAGGAGTTCAGGAAGTACGTGCCTGGACATTTAGAAAAGGGATGAAGGCACCGCAATGTGCGGGGATTATCCATTCTGATTTTGAACGCGGATTTATTCGTGCTGAAACCGTTTCTTATGCTGACCTTTTAGCGGCTGGCAGCTACAATGCAGCGAAAGAAGCCGGCAAGGTTCGCTTAGAGGGGAAAGAATACGAAGTAAAAGACGGAGACGTTATCCACTTCCGCTTTAATGTATAA
- a CDS encoding molybdopterin-dependent oxidoreductase gives MTEVLKAACPLNCWDSCGLLVTVENEQVVKVEGDPDHPITKGKICGRGRMLAARANSPQRLLHPLKKINGTFQEISWEQALDEIACKLNTIKDQYGSTAVLHSHDYANNGILKNLDQRFFNCYGGVTELYGSLCWGAGIEAQKWDFGSANSHEPNDIYHSKNIIVWGRNVARTNMHFYEKLIEAKKLGARLLVIDPIFNATAKIADEHISIKPGMDGLLAAGIMKEILRLGLEDHTFIEQFTYGFADLTELLNEITVEKISDMTEVPVEDITKLAQIYADKPTSTFMGLGMQRYKNGGNTIRLIDALVAISGNIGIAGGGANYANIQVGQSFAFDELTLPNHKQSHRQIPIMKQAEMVLTAKNPEIKMIVVTCGNPLTQVPDSSIVEKAFSSVDTLVVMEQYMTDTARLANYVLPVTTAFEEEDFYYSSMYHHYVNYGPKLVTAPGKAKSDLEIWSQLAERLGFSEHFKHSREEWLKMTLKPLEKHGLTLEKLMDEHTLELPVVKIPWHDRKFATPTGKFEFTSLLGQQKTGTGLLALAIPEESKWSNPSLAKNYPYHLLTIHPLRSNHSQNYHLFEGKVKLKVEVAQNIANELALQNGDYVRVWNDRGEVYGYVSILPAVHPDTINIDEGIWKEFGGAVNNLTSSRESDNGLGSTLYDCLVNLVKLS, from the coding sequence TTGACGGAAGTGCTTAAAGCTGCCTGTCCTTTAAACTGCTGGGACAGCTGTGGTTTACTCGTAACAGTTGAAAATGAACAAGTAGTGAAGGTAGAAGGAGACCCAGATCATCCTATTACAAAAGGGAAAATTTGCGGCCGTGGGCGGATGCTTGCAGCTAGAGCTAACTCTCCACAACGGTTATTGCACCCCTTAAAAAAGATAAATGGGACATTTCAGGAAATCTCTTGGGAACAGGCACTTGACGAAATAGCCTGCAAACTCAACACAATAAAAGACCAATACGGTTCAACAGCTGTGTTACACAGTCATGATTATGCTAATAATGGAATCTTAAAAAATTTGGATCAGCGCTTTTTTAACTGCTATGGCGGTGTAACAGAGCTTTATGGTTCACTATGCTGGGGTGCAGGAATTGAAGCCCAAAAGTGGGACTTTGGTTCTGCGAATAGTCATGAACCAAATGATATTTACCATAGTAAAAACATAATTGTTTGGGGCAGAAATGTTGCCAGAACGAATATGCACTTTTATGAAAAACTAATTGAGGCGAAAAAGCTGGGTGCCCGTCTTTTGGTGATTGACCCGATATTTAATGCCACAGCTAAAATTGCTGATGAACATATTTCCATTAAGCCGGGAATGGACGGATTGCTGGCAGCAGGAATTATGAAGGAAATCCTCCGCCTAGGATTAGAGGATCACACGTTTATTGAACAATTCACATATGGTTTTGCTGATTTAACAGAGCTGCTTAATGAAATCACAGTTGAGAAAATCAGCGACATGACGGAGGTCCCAGTTGAGGATATTACCAAATTGGCGCAGATTTATGCAGATAAACCAACAAGTACTTTTATGGGGCTGGGGATGCAGCGTTATAAAAATGGCGGGAATACGATCCGCTTAATTGATGCTCTTGTAGCAATCAGCGGCAACATTGGTATTGCCGGCGGCGGAGCTAACTATGCCAACATCCAGGTTGGGCAAAGCTTTGCTTTTGATGAATTAACACTGCCAAACCACAAGCAAAGCCACAGGCAAATTCCGATTATGAAGCAGGCAGAAATGGTGTTAACAGCTAAAAATCCAGAAATTAAAATGATTGTGGTAACTTGCGGTAACCCCCTGACACAGGTTCCTGACTCCTCAATAGTCGAAAAGGCCTTCTCATCGGTTGACACCCTAGTGGTCATGGAGCAATACATGACGGACACAGCGCGTCTTGCAAATTATGTCCTGCCTGTTACGACAGCCTTTGAGGAAGAGGATTTTTATTATTCCTCTATGTATCATCATTATGTCAATTATGGACCGAAACTTGTCACAGCCCCTGGTAAAGCCAAATCGGATTTAGAAATTTGGTCACAACTGGCGGAACGGCTTGGATTTAGTGAACATTTCAAGCATTCAAGAGAAGAGTGGCTGAAGATGACCTTGAAGCCGTTAGAAAAGCACGGTTTAACTCTTGAAAAATTAATGGATGAGCATACCCTGGAGCTCCCGGTTGTAAAAATTCCTTGGCATGATCGAAAGTTTGCTACACCAACAGGGAAATTTGAGTTTACCTCCCTTTTAGGACAACAAAAAACTGGAACGGGCCTTCTGGCATTGGCAATCCCTGAAGAATCCAAGTGGTCTAATCCAAGTCTTGCCAAAAACTATCCCTATCATCTGCTGACGATCCATCCGCTGCGCTCGAATCACTCCCAGAATTATCATTTGTTTGAGGGGAAAGTGAAATTAAAAGTAGAAGTAGCGCAAAATATCGCCAATGAATTAGCGTTACAAAATGGCGATTACGTAAGAGTCTGGAATGACCGCGGTGAAGTATATGGTTATGTCTCGATTTTGCCAGCTGTACATCCTGACACAATCAATATCGACGAGGGAATATGGAAGGAATTCGGCGGGGCTGTCAATAATCTTACGTCAAGCAGGGAATCGGATAATGGTTTGGGAAGCACTTTATATGATTGTCTTGTGAATCTGGTGAAATTAAGTTAA
- a CDS encoding DUF951 domain-containing protein: MEEKEFAINDIVEMKKQHPCGTNRWKIIRMGMDIRIKCEGCGHSVMIPRREFARKMKKILVKHED, from the coding sequence GTGGAAGAAAAGGAATTTGCGATTAATGACATTGTTGAAATGAAGAAGCAGCATCCATGCGGAACAAACCGCTGGAAAATTATCCGAATGGGAATGGATATACGAATAAAATGTGAAGGCTGCGGTCATAGTGTTATGATTCCAAGAAGAGAATTTGCACGAAAAATGAAGAAAATATTGGTTAAGCATGAAGACTAA
- a CDS encoding mechanosensitive ion channel family protein produces MIFTAKSMQLLIDKLKSEETWLSFGGGLLKIIFILIIAKVLIKIGELAIQNIFKIRNLSPLAKTSGRREETLAKLLDNILSYVVYFIAFMMILSVMGINVQALIAGAGIVGLAVGFGAQNLVKDIISGFFIIFEDQFSVGDHIRVGQFEGNVEAIGLRTTKIKSWTGELHILPNGSITQVTNFSLNNSIAVVDIAISYGEDIERAEKVIEDSLKNMPEQYEELIKEPELLGIQTMGPTEVVLRIVAETLPMKQSGIARALRKDIKLLLDEQGIKVPPPRLVMYPSGTEQPK; encoded by the coding sequence ATGATTTTTACAGCAAAAAGCATGCAACTACTTATCGATAAATTAAAAAGTGAAGAAACTTGGTTAAGCTTTGGCGGAGGCTTATTAAAAATTATTTTCATCTTAATTATTGCAAAGGTATTAATAAAAATTGGAGAACTAGCGATCCAAAATATTTTTAAAATCAGAAATCTCTCTCCCCTCGCCAAAACTTCAGGCCGGCGGGAAGAGACCCTTGCAAAGCTTCTGGATAATATCCTATCCTATGTAGTCTATTTTATAGCCTTTATGATGATACTTTCAGTGATGGGAATTAATGTCCAGGCCCTGATCGCTGGTGCAGGTATTGTCGGATTGGCTGTAGGGTTTGGGGCTCAAAACTTGGTGAAAGATATTATTTCTGGCTTTTTCATTATATTTGAAGATCAGTTCTCTGTCGGTGACCATATCCGTGTTGGTCAATTTGAAGGAAATGTAGAGGCCATCGGATTAAGAACGACAAAGATCAAGAGCTGGACTGGTGAGCTTCATATCTTACCGAATGGAAGTATTACACAGGTAACGAACTTTTCTTTAAATAACAGTATAGCCGTTGTCGATATTGCCATTTCTTATGGCGAGGATATAGAACGGGCTGAAAAGGTGATTGAAGATTCCTTAAAAAACATGCCTGAACAATATGAAGAACTGATTAAAGAACCTGAGCTACTGGGGATTCAAACGATGGGTCCAACGGAGGTCGTGCTCCGCATCGTAGCAGAAACATTGCCAATGAAACAATCCGGGATAGCAAGAGCCCTCCGCAAGGATATTAAATTGCTGTTAGACGAACAAGGGATTAAAGTACCGCCGCCTAGGCTTGTCATGTATCCAAGTGGAACGGAACAACCGAAATAA
- the yyaC gene encoding spore protease YyaC produces MNLKAQLFDRRVKAQINHDDVHAAEDLAVELLSSIPSITIRPIVFVCIGTDRSTGDSLGPLVGTLLEEKKLQSFHIYGTLDEPIHAVNLEERLNEITAKHINPYMIGIDACLGRIKNVGAIQLGNGPVKPGAGVNKQLPPVGDIHITGIVNVSGFMEFFVLQNTRLNLVMKMAKTISEGIHKASLVYPTQRWSPFKWLDEEKTN; encoded by the coding sequence ATGAATCTGAAAGCTCAGCTTTTTGACAGGAGGGTAAAGGCACAAATAAATCATGATGATGTTCATGCTGCAGAAGACTTGGCAGTTGAATTACTTTCCAGCATACCATCCATTACCATTCGCCCCATTGTGTTTGTTTGTATTGGTACGGACCGCTCCACAGGAGATTCATTAGGACCACTTGTTGGCACTTTGTTAGAAGAGAAAAAACTTCAATCGTTCCATATCTATGGAACACTGGATGAGCCCATTCATGCTGTAAATCTAGAAGAAAGACTAAATGAGATTACAGCAAAACATATTAATCCCTATATGATTGGCATTGATGCTTGTTTAGGCAGGATCAAAAATGTCGGAGCTATTCAACTTGGAAACGGCCCTGTCAAACCTGGGGCAGGTGTAAATAAGCAGCTTCCTCCCGTTGGCGATATACATATCACTGGAATAGTGAATGTCAGCGGATTTATGGAGTTTTTTGTTTTACAAAATACCCGATTAAATTTGGTTATGAAAATGGCTAAAACAATTTCAGAAGGGATCCATAAAGCCAGCCTTGTTTATCCAACACAAAGGTGGTCCCCATTCAAATGGCTTGATGAAGAGAAGACAAATTAA
- a CDS encoding DUF554 domain-containing protein, whose translation MFILGALVNGLLIIVGTLLGKVLNRIPEGMKTTVMYAIGLSVMVLGLQMGLKSENFLVVIISLVFGAVIGEQLALEEKLNDLGLWLEKKIGSSEKGSISEGFVTATLIFCIGAMAIIGALDSGIRGDHGVLYMKSIIDGFTALILTTTLGIGVLFSAIPVFIYEGLIALFATQIDHLVPKALMNQFIVEMTSAGGIMIFAIGLNLVGLTKIKVANLLPGVIVVGVISTAMYIYHLYF comes from the coding sequence ATGTTTATATTAGGAGCACTTGTAAATGGACTTTTGATTATTGTTGGAACACTGCTGGGAAAAGTACTTAATCGGATACCTGAAGGCATGAAGACTACGGTTATGTATGCGATTGGTCTTTCCGTTATGGTTCTTGGCCTGCAAATGGGCTTGAAAAGTGAAAACTTTTTGGTGGTCATTATCAGCCTTGTTTTTGGAGCCGTCATTGGAGAACAACTGGCATTAGAAGAAAAACTAAATGATTTAGGACTATGGCTGGAAAAAAAGATTGGCTCTAGCGAGAAAGGCAGCATCTCGGAAGGGTTTGTCACCGCGACACTTATATTTTGCATTGGGGCAATGGCTATTATTGGTGCGCTAGACAGCGGCATCCGTGGGGATCATGGGGTTCTTTATATGAAGTCCATTATAGACGGATTTACAGCCCTAATTCTGACTACAACACTAGGAATTGGAGTTTTATTCTCCGCTATTCCAGTTTTTATTTATGAAGGTCTGATCGCCCTATTTGCAACCCAAATTGACCACCTTGTGCCAAAAGCACTAATGAATCAATTTATAGTTGAAATGACCTCTGCAGGGGGAATTATGATTTTTGCGATTGGTCTTAATTTAGTAGGGCTAACAAAAATAAAAGTGGCGAACCTCCTTCCAGGAGTCATCGTGGTTGGAGTCATTTCAACAGCTATGTACATTTATCATTTATATTTTTAA